The Methanofervidicoccus sp. A16 genome has a segment encoding these proteins:
- a CDS encoding NusA-like transcription termination signal-binding factor — protein MKVRLTTDDIMKINYFEKLTGAEVIDCVSDDERIVFVVKEGNMGAAIGRGGENVKTAMEKFNKKVDIVEYSKDLKKFVRNIFEPLKLEDVWIKKQNGKLVVYIRVDPKLKRAIIGERGKNINRAITIMSRLSDAKNIRVISGFRRPKVGYRKFRRGRFTKNVMKKPRVKEETPDKTKKEENQ, from the coding sequence ATGAAAGTTAGACTGACGACAGATGACATAATGAAGATCAACTACTTTGAAAAATTAACAGGGGCGGAAGTAATTGACTGTGTGTCTGACGATGAGAGGATCGTTTTCGTTGTCAAAGAGGGTAACATGGGTGCAGCAATTGGAAGAGGAGGGGAGAATGTTAAAACTGCCATGGAGAAGTTTAACAAGAAGGTGGATATTGTAGAGTACTCAAAGGATTTAAAGAAGTTCGTTAGAAATATATTTGAACCTCTTAAATTGGAGGATGTATGGATAAAGAAACAGAACGGCAAGTTAGTAGTATATATCAGAGTAGACCCAAAACTTAAAAGGGCTATTATAGGAGAAAGGGGAAAAAATATAAATAGAGCAATAACTATAATGAGTAGACTTTCTGACGCAAAGAATATAAGGGTAATTTCAGGGTTTAGAAGGCCAAAGGTAGGGTATAGAAAGTTTAGAAGAGGAAGATTTACAAAGAATGTAATGAAAAAACCTAGAGTAAAGGAAGAAACACCTGATAAAACCAAAAAAGAGGAAAATCAGTAA
- the rpsJ gene encoding 30S ribosomal protein S10 has product MQRARIKLSSTDHRELDDVCRQIKEIAEKTGVDIAGPIPLPTKRLKVVTRKSPDGEGSSTFDRWTMKIHKRLIDIEADERTMKRIMKIRIPDSVQIEIELRG; this is encoded by the coding sequence ATGCAGAGGGCTAGAATAAAGTTGAGCAGTACAGATCACAGGGAACTAGATGACGTCTGTAGGCAAATAAAGGAGATCGCTGAAAAAACAGGTGTAGATATAGCAGGACCTATACCATTACCTACGAAGAGGTTGAAGGTAGTGACAAGGAAATCTCCAGATGGAGAAGGTTCTTCCACCTTTGATAGATGGACTATGAAGATACACAAGAGACTCATAGATATTGAAGCAGATGAGAGAACTATGAAACGTATTATGAAAATAAGAATACCTGACTCTGTTCAGATAGAGATTGAACTAAGAGGCTAA
- the rpoA2 gene encoding DNA-directed RNA polymerase subunit A'', translated as MDLEKKLEKTILPPSIKKELINRITKENITDEEIVDEIISETVEAYKKTLVEPNEAVGIVAAQSIGEPSTQMTMRTFHYAGVAELNVTLGLPRMVEIVDARKEPSTPIMTIYLTEEYRYSREKAEEVARNIESITVEDIADDINIDLVNNCINVILNSEKMAKRDITVDDVVNAIKKKMKLKIEVDGNILRLIIKSPSLRALSKRIPKVKSIHLKGVPNISRIIIRRDDTTGEYVLYSQGSNLREVFKVEGVDTTRTITNNIIEIQEVLGIEAARNAIINEMSDTLSQQGLTVDIRHLMLVADIMTVDGMVKPIGRHGISGEKASVLARAAFEETVKHLYTAAQRGEVDKLNGVIENIIVGKPVSVGTGCVDVYIDREYEEGKVELEKEERQKV; from the coding sequence ATGGATTTAGAAAAAAAACTAGAAAAAACTATATTGCCTCCCTCAATAAAGAAGGAATTAATAAATAGGATAACTAAAGAAAATATTACCGATGAGGAAATTGTAGATGAGATAATTTCTGAAACTGTAGAGGCGTATAAAAAGACACTTGTAGAACCTAACGAGGCTGTAGGTATTGTAGCCGCCCAATCTATCGGGGAGCCAAGTACTCAGATGACCATGAGAACTTTCCACTACGCAGGGGTTGCAGAACTTAACGTTACCTTAGGTCTTCCAAGGATGGTTGAGATCGTAGATGCTAGGAAGGAACCTTCAACTCCTATAATGACTATCTATTTAACTGAGGAATACAGGTACAGTAGGGAAAAGGCTGAAGAGGTTGCCAGGAATATTGAGAGTATAACAGTTGAGGATATAGCAGATGATATAAACATCGACTTAGTTAACAACTGTATAAATGTAATTTTAAACAGCGAAAAAATGGCTAAAAGGGATATTACAGTAGATGATGTGGTTAACGCTATTAAAAAGAAGATGAAGTTAAAGATAGAAGTAGATGGAAACATACTCCGATTAATAATTAAATCTCCTTCTCTAAGGGCGTTGAGTAAGAGGATTCCTAAGGTTAAATCTATACATCTCAAGGGAGTGCCAAATATCTCAAGGATAATTATAAGGAGAGACGATACTACAGGAGAGTACGTTTTATACAGTCAAGGTTCTAACCTAAGGGAAGTATTTAAAGTGGAAGGTGTAGATACAACTAGGACTATTACAAATAATATAATCGAGATCCAGGAGGTTCTAGGTATAGAGGCTGCAAGGAATGCTATTATTAACGAGATGAGTGATACCTTAAGTCAGCAGGGTCTTACAGTGGATATCAGGCATCTTATGTTGGTTGCTGACATTATGACTGTGGACGGTATGGTGAAACCTATAGGTAGACATGGTATCAGTGGAGAGAAGGCATCAGTTCTTGCAAGGGCGGCATTCGAGGAGACTGTAAAACACCTCTACACTGCAGCCCAGCGGGGAGAGGTGGATAAGTTAAATGGTGTCATAGAAAACATTATTGTTGGAAAACCTGTGTCCGTTGGAACTGGATGTGTAGATGTTTATATAGATAGGGAGTATGAGGAAGGTAAGGTGGAACTGGAGAAGGAGGAGAGGCAAAAAGTATAA
- a CDS encoding 30S ribosomal protein S12: MPGSKSPRGEFAGRKLVLKRKKCRWHDYKYVRRVLKLKEKYDPLEGAPMARGIVIEKVGLEAKQPNSAIRKCVKVQLIKNGRVVTAFAPGNHAINFIDEHDEVIIEGIGGPKGQAKGDIPGVRYKVVMVGKNSLRELVRGRQEKVKR; encoded by the coding sequence ATGCCAGGAAGTAAATCTCCAAGGGGAGAGTTTGCTGGAAGAAAGTTAGTATTAAAGAGAAAAAAGTGTAGATGGCACGATTATAAGTATGTGAGAAGAGTTCTAAAGTTGAAGGAGAAGTACGATCCTCTTGAAGGGGCTCCTATGGCAAGGGGTATCGTAATTGAGAAGGTAGGGCTGGAGGCAAAACAGCCAAACTCTGCTATTAGAAAGTGTGTTAAAGTACAGTTAATTAAGAACGGTAGAGTAGTTACAGCCTTTGCCCCAGGAAACCATGCTATAAACTTCATAGATGAACACGATGAGGTAATTATTGAAGGTATTGGAGGTCCAAAGGGGCAGGCTAAGGGAGATATCCCAGGAGTTAGGTATAAAGTTGTTATGGTAGGTAAGAACTCTCTAAGGGAACTTGTTAGAGGAAGACAGGAGAAGGTTAAGAGATAA
- a CDS encoding elongation factor EF-2: MGRRAKMVEKVKKLMEMHDRIRNIGICAHIDHGKTTLSDNLLAGAGMISKELAGEQLALDFDEEEAARGITIYAANVSMVHEYEGKEYLINLIDTPGHVDFGGDVTRAMRAIDGTIVVVCAVEGVMPQTETVLRQALKEKVKPVLFINKVDRLINELKLTPEELMNRFTKIINDVNKLILKMAPEEFKDKWIVNVTDGSVAFGSAYYNWAISVPFMKKRGVSFKDIIKYCEEDRQRELAEKAPLHEVILDMVIKHLPDPPTAQKYRIPNIWKGDLNSEIGKAMINCDPNGPLAGVVTKIIMDKHAGAVAACRLFSGRVKQGDELYLVGTKQKARAQQVAIFMGAERIQVQSVSAGNICAISGLKEASAGETICKPDCIIDPPFESITHVSEPVITVAIEAKNTKDLPKLIEVLRQIAREDNTVKVEINEETGEHLISGMGELHIEIITKTKIGRDAGIEVEVGEPIVVYRETVTGKSPVIESKSPNKHNKLYFVVEPLEEGVLQAYKEGKIKDEDFKKRTTPEVEKVLVEAGMDKEEAKRVMSIYGGNMFINMTRGIIQLDEARELLIEGFKEAMRSGPLAGEKCLGVKVKLVDAVFHEDAIHRGPSQLIPAVRWGIREAMMQAKPVLLEPMQKIFINTPQDYMGDAMREISNRRGQILDIEQEGDMTLIKAKAPVAEMFGFAGAIRGATQGRCLWSMEFAGFEKVPNELQDKVIREIRERKGLKVE; encoded by the coding sequence ATGGGAAGAAGAGCAAAGATGGTTGAAAAGGTCAAAAAGTTAATGGAGATGCATGATAGAATCAGAAATATTGGTATTTGTGCTCACATAGATCATGGTAAAACTACACTATCTGACAACCTACTTGCTGGAGCAGGGATGATCTCTAAGGAACTTGCTGGAGAGCAGTTGGCATTGGACTTCGACGAGGAGGAGGCTGCAAGGGGTATTACTATCTACGCAGCAAACGTCTCCATGGTCCACGAGTACGAGGGTAAGGAGTACCTTATTAACTTAATAGACACTCCAGGACACGTAGACTTTGGAGGGGACGTTACAAGGGCAATGAGGGCTATAGATGGTACTATCGTCGTTGTATGTGCTGTAGAGGGAGTAATGCCTCAGACAGAGACTGTACTAAGACAGGCACTTAAGGAGAAGGTAAAACCTGTTCTATTTATAAACAAAGTAGATAGACTGATAAACGAGTTGAAGTTAACACCTGAGGAGTTGATGAACAGGTTTACAAAGATCATCAACGACGTCAACAAGTTGATACTTAAGATGGCTCCTGAGGAGTTTAAGGATAAATGGATCGTAAATGTAACTGACGGTAGTGTAGCATTTGGTTCTGCTTACTACAATTGGGCAATATCTGTACCTTTTATGAAGAAAAGAGGGGTATCCTTCAAAGATATTATCAAGTACTGTGAAGAGGATAGACAGAGAGAACTTGCTGAGAAGGCTCCACTTCATGAGGTAATCCTGGATATGGTAATTAAACACCTACCAGATCCACCAACTGCCCAGAAGTACAGGATTCCAAATATCTGGAAGGGTGACTTGAACTCAGAGATAGGTAAGGCAATGATAAACTGTGATCCTAACGGTCCTTTGGCAGGTGTTGTAACGAAGATTATAATGGATAAACACGCCGGTGCAGTGGCTGCCTGTAGACTGTTTAGTGGTAGGGTAAAACAGGGAGATGAGTTATACCTAGTTGGTACAAAACAGAAGGCAAGGGCTCAGCAGGTTGCAATATTCATGGGTGCAGAGAGGATACAGGTTCAAAGTGTTTCAGCAGGGAACATCTGTGCAATATCTGGATTGAAGGAGGCTAGTGCAGGAGAGACTATCTGTAAACCTGATTGTATCATAGATCCACCATTCGAGTCTATAACCCACGTAAGTGAACCTGTTATTACAGTAGCAATAGAGGCAAAGAATACCAAGGATCTTCCAAAGTTAATTGAGGTTCTTAGGCAGATAGCAAGAGAGGACAACACTGTCAAAGTGGAGATCAACGAGGAGACAGGGGAACACCTCATCAGTGGTATGGGAGAACTCCACATAGAGATCATAACAAAAACCAAGATAGGAAGGGATGCTGGTATCGAGGTAGAGGTTGGAGAGCCTATAGTTGTATACAGGGAAACTGTAACTGGTAAATCTCCAGTAATAGAGAGTAAGTCTCCTAACAAACATAACAAGTTGTACTTCGTAGTAGAGCCTTTAGAGGAAGGTGTACTCCAAGCATACAAAGAGGGTAAGATAAAAGACGAGGACTTCAAGAAGAGGACAACACCTGAGGTAGAGAAGGTACTGGTAGAGGCTGGAATGGATAAGGAGGAGGCTAAGAGGGTAATGTCCATATACGGAGGAAACATGTTCATCAACATGACTAGGGGTATTATCCAGTTGGATGAAGCTAGGGAGTTGCTAATTGAAGGTTTCAAGGAGGCTATGAGAAGTGGTCCTTTGGCTGGTGAGAAGTGTCTTGGAGTGAAGGTTAAACTTGTTGATGCAGTATTCCACGAGGACGCTATACACAGAGGTCCATCCCAGTTAATACCTGCTGTAAGGTGGGGTATAAGGGAGGCAATGATGCAGGCAAAACCTGTACTCTTGGAGCCTATGCAGAAGATATTCATCAACACACCACAGGACTACATGGGAGATGCAATGAGGGAGATAAGCAACAGAAGGGGTCAGATATTGGATATAGAACAGGAAGGAGACATGACTCTTATAAAGGCGAAGGCACCAGTTGCAGAGATGTTTGGATTTGCCGGTGCAATTAGAGGTGCTACCCAGGGTAGGTGTCTCTGGAGTATGGAGTTTGCAGGTTTTGAAAAGGTACCTAACGAATTACAGGATAAGGTTATAAGGGAGATAAGGGAGAGGAAAGGATTGAAGGTAGAGTAA
- a CDS encoding undecaprenyl-diphosphate phosphatase, with the protein MDIIQIMILSIVEGVTEFLPISSTGHMIVVSHLLDIPQSSVHINFEITIQLSAILAICYQYSEKLRRSLNLWKKIIVSFIPTGVVGLLFYKEIITLFSVTTVALSFIFGGIIFLIIERFYREDKNTTKSLEDITYRQSLMIGIAQVFSFIPGTSRSGATIIGGLLSNLDRKTATEFSFLCAIPVILAATLFSIYKNLEKLNIGDMYALILGFVITFFTTLITVRLFLKYVKRYTFVPFGIYRIVFGLVLFLFFGDI; encoded by the coding sequence ATGGATATAATCCAGATAATGATTCTAAGTATAGTAGAGGGAGTTACAGAGTTCTTACCCATATCCTCCACAGGACATATGATAGTAGTATCCCATCTATTAGATATTCCCCAGAGTAGTGTCCATATAAACTTTGAGATAACTATACAGTTATCGGCGATACTTGCAATATGCTACCAGTACTCCGAAAAACTTAGAAGGAGTTTAAACCTGTGGAAAAAGATAATTGTATCCTTTATACCAACTGGTGTAGTAGGACTACTTTTTTATAAGGAGATAATAACACTATTCTCCGTTACCACCGTGGCCTTAAGTTTTATCTTTGGAGGCATAATATTCTTAATCATTGAGAGGTTCTACAGAGAAGATAAAAATACTACCAAGAGTTTAGAGGATATAACCTACAGACAGTCATTAATGATAGGTATTGCTCAGGTGTTCTCCTTTATCCCAGGTACTTCTCGCTCAGGTGCTACCATTATAGGAGGTTTGCTATCTAACTTAGATAGGAAAACTGCCACAGAATTCTCCTTCCTATGTGCAATACCTGTAATATTGGCCGCTACACTCTTTAGCATATACAAAAATCTTGAAAAGTTAAATATTGGAGATATGTATGCCTTAATACTGGGATTCGTAATTACCTTTTTTACAACCCTAATTACAGTTAGACTATTTTTGAAGTATGTGAAAAGATATACCTTTGTTCCCTTTGGAATATATAGAATAGTTTTTGGCCTAGTTTTATTTTTATTTTTCGGTGATATTTGA
- a CDS encoding 50S ribosomal protein L30e produces MDINKAIRTAVDTGNVILGSRESIKSIKHGEGKLVIIAENCKEDIMEDVKYYAKLSNIPVYIHNVNSLELGAICGKPFPVSVMVILDPGNSDILNMVKS; encoded by the coding sequence ATGGACATAAACAAGGCTATAAGAACTGCTGTAGATACTGGAAATGTAATATTAGGTTCAAGAGAGAGTATAAAGTCAATAAAACATGGGGAAGGTAAGTTAGTAATCATAGCAGAAAACTGCAAAGAAGATATTATGGAGGATGTCAAGTACTACGCCAAATTATCCAATATTCCAGTTTATATCCACAATGTGAACTCTCTGGAGTTGGGGGCCATCTGTGGAAAACCATTTCCTGTTTCTGTAATGGTAATATTAGATCCTGGAAACTCGGATATTTTAAACATGGTTAAAAGTTAG
- a CDS encoding flippase produces MLKNLLKKLKRDHLVRDSVYMVISNIYSKGMAYLFYFITAIILGTEGFGILRGLLPLMDTVIILFCSGIPPSMARYISRYSGKDYTWIFSILLVMVVLSTLGALFIFLLRYILSGGYEDIGTTLYLVVGFTVISSSFISWGRGVLQGLLKIKDLSETWIVEYLFKIPLAVVFSLYLGVLGAILSISLSYILGGFFGFHLLRRYIEIEKLDIVNTLREKRDLIKEVIFYSIPIALGTASYRLLNDLDSVVIMSLLGAQDNGIYGYASLLSRGVFLFASAVGIPLLPRIAKTRDFNSIKKALLINLTLITPVLLIMFLFPEEILRIFFGVEDERAVISLKVLSISAGFMSSYTVCASALQGLGYGKIPLYILLIGITLNGILNYLFVKKIGIVGGAYGTLISSILIFILITLYLKRVYKKCGGGDLNP; encoded by the coding sequence ATGTTAAAAAACCTTCTTAAAAAATTGAAAAGGGATCATCTTGTTAGGGACAGTGTCTATATGGTAATTTCCAACATCTACTCCAAGGGTATGGCCTATCTATTTTACTTTATAACTGCAATTATTCTGGGTACAGAGGGTTTTGGTATCTTAAGGGGATTACTACCTCTAATGGATACTGTGATCATACTTTTCTGTTCAGGGATACCTCCTTCTATGGCGAGATATATCTCCCGTTATTCAGGAAAGGATTACACTTGGATCTTCTCTATACTGTTAGTGATGGTAGTACTTTCTACCCTTGGAGCCTTATTCATCTTTCTTCTAAGGTATATTCTAAGTGGAGGATATGAAGATATAGGTACAACACTCTATTTAGTAGTAGGTTTTACAGTGATATCTTCCTCCTTTATATCCTGGGGTAGAGGAGTACTTCAGGGACTTCTGAAGATAAAGGATCTCTCAGAAACTTGGATAGTGGAGTACCTGTTTAAAATACCTTTGGCAGTAGTATTCTCTCTATATCTAGGTGTCTTAGGTGCTATACTCTCTATATCCCTTTCCTACATCTTAGGAGGTTTCTTTGGATTTCACCTGTTAAGGAGGTATATAGAAATAGAAAAGTTAGATATTGTTAATACACTTAGAGAAAAAAGAGATTTAATTAAAGAGGTAATTTTCTACTCCATACCTATAGCCTTAGGGACTGCATCCTACCGTCTTTTGAACGACTTAGACAGTGTAGTTATAATGTCCCTCTTAGGAGCCCAGGATAACGGTATATATGGATACGCCTCTCTACTCTCCCGTGGGGTTTTTCTATTTGCCTCTGCAGTGGGAATACCTCTACTACCAAGGATAGCTAAGACTCGAGATTTTAATAGTATAAAAAAAGCACTTCTTATAAATCTAACCTTGATAACTCCAGTACTTCTAATTATGTTTCTTTTTCCAGAAGAGATTTTGAGGATCTTCTTTGGAGTAGAGGATGAGAGGGCTGTTATCTCTCTAAAGGTACTGTCAATTTCAGCAGGTTTTATGAGTTCATATACTGTATGCGCCTCTGCACTTCAAGGTCTAGGTTATGGAAAGATACCTCTCTATATTCTTTTAATTGGGATTACACTAAATGGTATCTTAAACTATCTATTCGTTAAAAAAATAGGTATTGTAGGGGGTGCTTATGGAACTCTAATATCCTCTATTCTCATCTTTATCTTAATAACACTATATCTAAAAAGAGTATATAAAAAGTGCGGGGGAGGGGATTTGAACCCCTGA
- the tuf gene encoding translation elongation factor EF-1 subunit alpha: MAKKKPVLNVAFIGHVDAGKSTTVGRLLLDSGAIDPQELERLRREAEEKGKAGFEFAYVMDKLKEERERGVTIDVAHKKFETKKYEVTIVDCPGHRDFIKNMITGASQADAAILVVDVNDAKTGLQPQTREHMFLIRTLGVNQLAVAINKMDTVNYSEEEYRKMKEMLSNQLLRILGYNPDNIHFVPTAAYHGDNVVKKSENMPWYKGPTLVEVIDSFNPPEKPVDKPLRLPIQDVYSITGVGTVPVGRVETGVMRPGDKIVFEPAGVTGEVKSIEMHHEPIPQAEPGDNIGFNVRGVSKKDIKRGDVVGHPDNPPTVASEFTAQIVVLQHPTVITAGYTPVFHAHTAQVACTFTELLKKLNPATGEVVEENPDYLKTGDAAIVKIVPTKPMVIENVREIPQLGRFAIRDMGMTVAAGMCIDVKPKNK; encoded by the coding sequence ATGGCAAAGAAGAAGCCAGTACTAAATGTAGCATTTATAGGACACGTAGATGCAGGTAAATCTACAACAGTAGGTAGATTACTATTGGATAGTGGAGCTATAGACCCACAGGAGTTGGAGAGGTTAAGAAGAGAGGCTGAAGAGAAGGGTAAAGCAGGGTTCGAGTTCGCATATGTAATGGACAAGTTGAAGGAGGAAAGGGAAAGAGGAGTTACCATAGACGTTGCTCACAAGAAGTTCGAAACTAAGAAGTACGAGGTAACAATCGTAGACTGTCCAGGACACAGGGACTTCATTAAAAACATGATTACAGGAGCATCCCAGGCAGATGCTGCAATACTGGTAGTTGATGTAAACGACGCTAAAACAGGACTCCAGCCACAGACAAGAGAACACATGTTCCTAATTAGAACCCTTGGAGTAAATCAGTTGGCAGTTGCAATAAACAAGATGGACACTGTCAACTACAGTGAAGAGGAGTACAGGAAGATGAAGGAGATGCTCTCTAACCAGTTGTTGAGAATATTGGGATACAACCCAGACAACATCCACTTCGTACCTACAGCAGCCTACCATGGAGACAATGTTGTTAAGAAGTCAGAAAACATGCCATGGTACAAAGGTCCTACATTGGTAGAGGTTATAGACTCCTTCAACCCACCAGAGAAACCAGTTGACAAGCCATTAAGACTCCCAATTCAGGATGTATACTCCATTACTGGAGTAGGTACAGTTCCAGTTGGAAGAGTAGAAACAGGAGTTATGAGACCAGGAGATAAGATAGTATTTGAGCCTGCTGGAGTTACAGGAGAGGTTAAGTCTATAGAGATGCACCATGAACCAATACCACAAGCAGAGCCTGGAGACAACATAGGGTTCAACGTAAGAGGTGTCAGTAAGAAGGATATTAAGAGAGGAGACGTAGTAGGGCACCCAGACAACCCACCAACAGTAGCCTCAGAGTTCACAGCACAGATAGTAGTCCTACAGCACCCAACTGTAATTACAGCAGGATATACACCAGTATTCCATGCACACACAGCCCAGGTAGCCTGTACCTTCACAGAACTCCTCAAGAAGTTAAACCCTGCAACTGGTGAGGTTGTAGAGGAGAACCCAGACTATCTAAAAACAGGAGATGCTGCAATAGTTAAGATTGTACCTACAAAGCCTATGGTAATTGAGAATGTAAGAGAGATACCACAACTTGGTAGGTTTGCAATAAGAGATATGGGTATGACTGTTGCAGCAGGTATGTGTATAGATGTTAAACCTAAGAACAAGTAA
- a CDS encoding 30S ribosomal protein S7: MEIKIFNRWDTTEVVVRDPSLRSYINIRPIIVPHTAGRNTKKMFDKVKMNIVERLANNLMRREQNTGKKHKALKTIEEAFEIIEKRTKKNPVQVLVDALENAGPREETTRISYGGITFLQSVDVSPSRRLDIALRNIALGAQYAARRNKKSFAECLADEIIFAARGDIQRSYAVRKKEEKERVAESAR, from the coding sequence GTGGAGATCAAGATATTCAACAGGTGGGATACCACCGAAGTTGTTGTTAGAGATCCAAGTTTAAGAAGTTATATAAATATAAGGCCTATAATTGTACCTCATACTGCAGGAAGAAACACGAAGAAGATGTTCGACAAAGTTAAGATGAATATTGTAGAGAGACTTGCCAACAACCTTATGAGAAGGGAGCAGAATACAGGTAAGAAACACAAGGCCCTAAAAACAATAGAAGAGGCCTTTGAGATCATAGAGAAGAGAACAAAGAAGAATCCAGTACAGGTACTAGTTGACGCCTTAGAAAATGCAGGTCCAAGGGAGGAGACAACTAGAATATCCTACGGAGGTATTACATTCCTACAATCAGTAGATGTTTCACCTTCTAGAAGGTTAGATATAGCACTGAGAAATATAGCCTTAGGTGCACAGTACGCTGCACGTAGAAATAAGAAATCCTTTGCTGAGTGTCTTGCTGACGAGATAATATTCGCTGCAAGAGGAGATATACAGAGGAGTTATGCTGTTAGAAAGAAGGAAGAGAAGGAAAGAGTAGCAGAATCTGCTAGATAA
- a CDS encoding prephenate dehydrogenase, which translates to MIVSIIGGTDGLGKWFARFLKSRGFDIVVTGRDVNKGKNVEKELGVMFTTDNIEAAKKGDVVVVAVPINVTERVIREVAPHVREGSLLMDITSIKEIPAKAMEECVKEGVCVIPTHPMFGPSTPSLKRQVVILTPSEKYMSNPWFRKVKEFLEREGARVVIMTPKEHDRIMGIIQGLTHYAYISLGTTLKELNVNIKESRKYASPIYELMINIIGRIIGQNPYLYADIQMYNPQIEHIHETFIKECIKIKDIVAKKDRESFVNIMKEAAKHFGSETIRGMRYSNKAVGAIIEEMEKLERSIGKEVALKHIYTGHIHYGTLKDIVDDTVVLSKNGREIRVNIANISLMEEKELEEWKRENLKRYFNDISVLFKENVDEKIILKLLRGMFDVDILDVYQGEGIERGFKSITFRIYSYKREELPKLKERFLEVIKNIGGRERYGDKNLQCKEVVREHN; encoded by the coding sequence ATGATAGTCTCAATAATCGGTGGAACTGATGGGCTGGGAAAGTGGTTTGCAAGATTCTTAAAGAGTAGGGGATTTGACATAGTTGTTACTGGAAGGGATGTAAACAAAGGTAAAAATGTAGAGAAAGAGTTGGGAGTAATGTTTACAACAGATAATATAGAGGCGGCAAAAAAAGGAGATGTGGTGGTTGTAGCAGTACCTATAAACGTCACTGAAAGGGTAATAAGGGAGGTTGCGCCCCATGTTAGAGAAGGTTCTCTTCTTATGGATATCACATCTATAAAGGAGATACCAGCCAAAGCCATGGAGGAATGTGTAAAGGAAGGTGTATGTGTTATACCTACCCACCCTATGTTCGGACCTTCCACTCCCTCCTTGAAGAGGCAAGTTGTAATACTCACACCCTCTGAGAAATATATGTCAAATCCTTGGTTTAGGAAGGTGAAGGAATTCTTAGAAAGAGAGGGGGCAAGAGTAGTTATAATGACTCCTAAGGAACATGATAGAATAATGGGCATTATTCAGGGTTTAACCCATTACGCCTATATATCCCTTGGAACAACATTGAAGGAGTTGAATGTAAATATAAAAGAGTCTAGAAAGTACGCCTCACCAATATATGAACTTATGATAAACATTATAGGGAGGATTATAGGACAGAATCCTTATCTCTACGCAGATATCCAGATGTACAACCCTCAGATAGAACACATCCATGAAACCTTCATTAAGGAATGTATTAAGATAAAAGACATAGTTGCCAAAAAGGATAGGGAATCTTTCGTTAATATAATGAAGGAGGCTGCTAAGCACTTTGGAAGTGAGACTATAAGGGGGATGAGGTATTCAAACAAGGCTGTTGGGGCAATTATCGAGGAGATGGAAAAGTTAGAGAGATCCATAGGCAAGGAGGTAGCGTTAAAGCATATATATACTGGACATATTCACTATGGAACTTTAAAAGATATTGTAGACGATACTGTAGTTTTAAGTAAAAATGGTAGAGAGATAAGGGTAAATATTGCTAATATATCTTTAATGGAGGAGAAAGAGTTAGAGGAGTGGAAAAGAGAGAACTTAAAGAGATACTTTAATGATATATCTGTGCTCTTTAAGGAGAATGTAGATGAGAAAATTATACTGAAACTTTTGAGAGGAATGTTTGATGTTGATATTTTAGATGTCTATCAGGGAGAGGGGATTGAGAGAGGATTTAAAAGTATTACATTTAGAATTTACAGTTATAAGAGGGAGGAATTACCTAAATTAAAGGAGCGTTTCTTAGAGGTTATCAAAAATATAGGTGGAAGAGAGAGGTATGGGGATAAAAATCTCCAATGTAAGGAGGTTGTAAGGGAACATAATTAA